In Bacillus thermozeamaize, one genomic interval encodes:
- a CDS encoding sporulation integral membrane protein YtvI: MIGGYFLFPYFLPFLIALLLAVLIEPLIQAIQKMGVKSRVVAAWIAIGGLALLLGAVTYFVVARIFVELVEIYQKAPQYISDLETWISGWIQAIPPETLNAVQENFTRSLSGWLTNSNGLVGRSASAFVNFASAVPGMIILSLLTILAFVLISLHLPQLKAQFYRWFAPESHEKLDIIISELNKGLIGYIRGQVLISFIIFVLTLIGLLLLRVPYALALAAVIAVLDFLPFLGSGLILIPWAIWVLVKEQIFFGIGLIVLYVAITLLRRIIEPKVLGDSLGMSTLTILISMVLGFSFMGVLGLLVGPALVVVYKAFRKAGFFQFQIRL; the protein is encoded by the coding sequence GTGATCGGAGGCTATTTTCTCTTTCCGTACTTTTTGCCGTTTTTAATTGCACTTTTGCTGGCTGTCTTAATAGAGCCCCTGATCCAGGCGATTCAGAAAATGGGCGTCAAAAGCAGGGTGGTTGCGGCCTGGATCGCAATTGGCGGGCTGGCGCTGCTGCTGGGTGCGGTCACTTATTTTGTGGTGGCGCGTATTTTTGTTGAATTGGTTGAAATTTATCAGAAGGCCCCCCAGTACATATCGGATCTGGAAACCTGGATTTCCGGCTGGATTCAGGCCATCCCGCCAGAGACCCTAAACGCGGTTCAGGAAAACTTTACGAGAAGCCTTTCCGGGTGGCTCACGAATTCCAACGGTTTGGTCGGGCGGTCCGCCTCAGCCTTTGTCAATTTTGCTTCGGCTGTTCCCGGGATGATTATTCTCAGTCTCCTGACCATTTTGGCGTTTGTCCTGATCAGTTTGCACTTGCCTCAGCTCAAGGCGCAATTTTACCGCTGGTTTGCACCGGAATCCCATGAAAAACTGGACATCATCATCAGTGAGTTGAATAAGGGACTTATCGGATATATCCGTGGACAGGTTTTGATCAGCTTTATTATTTTCGTCCTCACGCTGATCGGGTTGTTATTGTTGCGGGTGCCTTACGCATTGGCGCTCGCTGCTGTGATCGCCGTCTTGGATTTCTTGCCTTTTCTCGGCTCGGGGCTGATCCTCATTCCCTGGGCGATCTGGGTTCTGGTCAAGGAGCAGATTTTTTTTGGGATTGGCTTGATTGTGCTGTATGTCGCGATCACGTTGCTGAGGCGGATTATTGAACCGAAAGTGCTGGGAGACAGTCTGGGCATGAGTACCCTGACGATCCTGATCAGCATGGTCCTTGGTTTTTCATTTATGGGGGTTTTGGGCCTGCTGGTCGGCCCTGCCTTGGTCGTGGTTTACAAGGCGTTTCGGAAAGCCGGATTTTTTCAATTTCAGATTCGACTCTAA
- a CDS encoding dihydroorotase, with the protein MKRLLKNGRLIDPASGTEETLDLLIADGKVAQIKKNLEISGVDVIDLSGCLVTPGLIDIHVHLRDPGFPEKETIETGTRAAAAGGFTAVVCMPNTSPVLDSPEQIRYVVETSRKKAAVRVYPAASMTYGLKGERMTDFPALKEAGAVTFTEDGKSVMDPRILYEAFRLARELDIPISSHCEEHCLVAGIGAINRGKVSRQLGDPGIPSLAEDLVVARDILFAEDTGARVHIQHVSTARAVQLIREAKQRGVRVTAEAAPHHFTLTDEAVLEWGTLAKVNPPLRTAADVEAVITGLQDGTIDVIATDHAPHTEREKAASLAEAPFGLLGLETAVGLVWTKLVHTGKLSQLEAVRKLSLHPAKVMNLPGGRLAEGEVADLTVIDPQEEWTVDPDKFFSASRNTPFAGMRLKGKVKMTLLAGEIVYRSV; encoded by the coding sequence ATGAAGCGGTTGTTGAAAAACGGGCGGTTGATCGATCCGGCATCAGGAACAGAGGAAACGCTGGATCTGTTGATTGCAGACGGCAAGGTGGCTCAAATCAAGAAAAACCTGGAGATTTCAGGGGTTGACGTGATCGATCTGAGCGGCTGCCTGGTGACCCCCGGGCTGATCGATATTCACGTGCACCTGCGCGATCCCGGCTTTCCGGAGAAAGAGACCATTGAGACGGGAACCCGCGCGGCAGCGGCGGGTGGATTTACGGCGGTGGTCTGCATGCCGAATACTTCACCCGTGCTGGATTCGCCTGAACAAATCCGCTACGTTGTGGAAACGAGCCGAAAAAAAGCAGCCGTACGCGTCTATCCGGCTGCCAGCATGACTTATGGTTTAAAAGGCGAGCGGATGACCGATTTTCCCGCGCTGAAGGAGGCGGGAGCGGTGACGTTTACGGAGGACGGCAAAAGCGTGATGGATCCGCGCATCCTCTACGAGGCTTTTCGTCTGGCGCGGGAGCTGGATATTCCGATCAGCAGCCACTGTGAAGAACATTGCCTGGTCGCAGGAATTGGGGCCATCAATCGGGGCAAGGTCAGCCGGCAGCTGGGGGATCCGGGCATTCCCTCACTGGCGGAGGATTTGGTCGTCGCCCGTGACATTCTTTTTGCGGAAGATACGGGCGCCCGGGTTCACATTCAGCATGTCAGCACAGCCCGGGCTGTCCAGCTGATTCGGGAAGCCAAGCAACGGGGAGTCCGGGTGACCGCAGAAGCGGCGCCGCACCATTTTACCCTTACCGACGAGGCGGTGCTGGAATGGGGGACGTTGGCCAAGGTCAATCCGCCTCTTCGCACGGCGGCTGACGTGGAAGCGGTCATCACCGGCCTGCAAGACGGAACCATTGACGTCATCGCCACCGATCACGCGCCCCATACCGAACGCGAAAAGGCCGCTTCCCTGGCCGAAGCCCCGTTCGGCCTGCTGGGCCTGGAGACAGCGGTCGGCTTGGTTTGGACGAAATTGGTGCACACGGGAAAACTGAGCCAGCTTGAGGCCGTCCGCAAGCTGAGCCTGCATCCGGCTAAGGTGATGAACTTGCCGGGCGGGCGGTTGGCGGAGGGTGAGGTGGCCGATTTGACGGTGATCGATCCGCAGGAAGAGTGGACGGTGGATCCCGATAAATTTTTCTCGGCCAGCCGAAACACGCCATTTGCCGGCATGCGCCTGAAGGGAAAAGTCAAAATGACGCTTTTGGCCGGGGAGATCGTCTATCGTTCCGTGTAG
- a CDS encoding orotate phosphoribosyltransferase, which produces MNILEKTGVLRKGHFLLTSGLHSDQYLQCALLLQYPQYAEPVCRALAAPFADQRVDVVIGPALGGIVVAYETARALGARYIHAEREEGVMTLRRGFAIQPGERVLVVEDVVTTGGSVKEVIHLVKQAGGELVGVASIVDRSGGRADFGVPFRPFIRLNVATYTPEDCPLCRTGLPAEKPGSRKSPGKQH; this is translated from the coding sequence ATGAACATCCTGGAAAAAACCGGGGTTCTGAGGAAAGGGCACTTTTTGTTGACGTCAGGGCTGCACAGCGACCAGTATTTGCAGTGTGCGCTGCTGTTGCAATATCCCCAGTATGCCGAACCGGTCTGCCGGGCGCTGGCGGCGCCGTTTGCGGATCAGCGGGTGGATGTGGTGATCGGCCCGGCGTTGGGCGGCATTGTTGTCGCTTATGAGACGGCTCGTGCACTGGGTGCCAGGTATATTCACGCGGAACGGGAAGAGGGCGTGATGACGTTGCGCAGGGGATTTGCGATTCAGCCTGGCGAGCGGGTGCTGGTGGTGGAGGATGTGGTCACCACGGGCGGTTCGGTGAAAGAGGTGATTCACCTCGTCAAACAGGCGGGCGGCGAGCTGGTCGGTGTGGCTTCCATCGTCGATCGAAGCGGCGGCCGGGCGGATTTTGGCGTTCCCTTTCGCCCGTTTATCCGTCTGAATGTAGCGACCTATACACCGGAAGATTGCCCATTGTGCCGAACCGGACTGCCTGCCGAAAAGCCAGGCAGCCGAAAATCTCCGGGGAAGCAGCACTAG
- a CDS encoding orotidine 5'-phosphate decarboxylase, with the protein MGNHGMAERLIVALDFSTADEVFSFLERVPQVRYVKVGMELFYAAGSPLLEALKNRGYRIFLDLKLHDIPNTVGRAIAVLARFGVDMINVHAAGGREMMMRAREGVERGLPPGQKAPLLIAVTQLTSTDQRMLNEEIGIPGSVDEAVLRYARLAQQAGMDGVVASAREVRPVKRACGREWLCVTPGIRPAGSQDDQRRVMTPGEAIQAGSDYLVIGRPITRAADPARVFDVILAEMNRARQNLDET; encoded by the coding sequence ATGGGCAATCACGGCATGGCGGAGCGATTGATCGTGGCGCTGGATTTTTCGACCGCGGATGAGGTGTTCTCCTTTCTCGAGCGGGTTCCTCAGGTCCGGTATGTCAAGGTGGGCATGGAATTGTTTTATGCAGCGGGAAGCCCGTTGCTTGAGGCGCTGAAAAACCGGGGATACCGGATCTTCCTCGATTTGAAGCTGCATGACATCCCCAATACCGTGGGCCGGGCCATCGCCGTCCTGGCCCGGTTTGGCGTGGATATGATCAATGTCCATGCCGCCGGTGGCAGAGAGATGATGATGCGTGCCCGTGAAGGCGTCGAACGGGGATTGCCCCCCGGGCAGAAGGCACCTCTTTTGATCGCCGTCACGCAGCTGACCAGCACCGATCAGCGGATGCTCAATGAGGAGATCGGGATCCCGGGATCCGTCGATGAGGCTGTATTGCGTTACGCCCGGCTGGCGCAGCAGGCAGGAATGGACGGGGTGGTCGCCTCGGCCCGCGAGGTGCGGCCGGTAAAACGGGCATGCGGCAGGGAATGGCTGTGCGTGACGCCAGGCATTCGGCCTGCTGGTTCACAGGACGATCAACGGCGGGTCATGACACCAGGTGAAGCGATCCAGGCCGGCAGCGACTACCTGGTGATTGGCCGGCCGATCACCCGTGCGGCCGATCCTGCCCGGGTGTTTGATGTCATCCTTGCGGAGATGAACAGGGCCCGCCAGAATCTGGATGAAACGTGA
- a CDS encoding dihydroorotate dehydrogenase B catalytic subunit, producing MHDLQPGDGEPASCLEVDLAGLKLRNPVMPASGCFGFGREYAQFYDLSLLGAIAVKATTLEPRMGNPTPRVAETPAGMLNAIGLQNPGLEKVVTEELPWLAQYDVPVIANIAGNTEEEYVQLAEVLSRQPNVKALELNISCPNVKVGGIAFGVDPGMAARLTAAVVQVSAVPVFVKLSPNVTDIVEIAKRVEEAGAHGLSLINTLLGMRIDIRKRGPILANVTGGLSGPAIKPIALRMIWEVSQQVKIPIIGMGGISTVDDVIEFYLAGASAVAIGTANFVNPLVCPEIIQALPGRLAELGVKHISELTGMGWKGRGSG from the coding sequence ATGCACGATCTTCAACCGGGGGATGGGGAACCGGCTTCCTGTTTGGAAGTGGACCTGGCTGGCCTGAAGCTGCGCAACCCCGTCATGCCGGCTTCGGGGTGTTTCGGGTTTGGCCGTGAATATGCCCAGTTTTACGATCTGTCGCTTTTGGGCGCGATAGCCGTCAAGGCAACGACGCTGGAGCCGCGGATGGGCAATCCGACGCCGCGCGTGGCCGAGACGCCGGCCGGCATGTTGAACGCGATCGGATTGCAAAACCCTGGCCTGGAGAAAGTTGTGACGGAAGAGCTGCCCTGGCTGGCCCAATACGATGTCCCTGTGATTGCCAATATTGCCGGGAACACGGAGGAAGAATACGTACAGTTGGCCGAAGTTTTGTCGAGGCAGCCCAACGTCAAGGCCTTGGAGCTGAATATTTCCTGTCCGAATGTCAAGGTCGGCGGGATCGCCTTTGGGGTCGATCCCGGAATGGCTGCCCGCCTGACGGCCGCAGTGGTTCAAGTCAGCGCGGTGCCTGTCTTCGTCAAGTTGTCGCCGAATGTCACAGACATTGTGGAGATCGCCAAGCGAGTGGAGGAGGCAGGGGCGCATGGCCTGTCCCTGATAAACACGCTCCTGGGGATGCGCATCGACATCCGAAAAAGAGGGCCGATTTTGGCCAACGTCACCGGAGGACTTTCCGGGCCCGCCATCAAACCGATCGCTTTGCGAATGATCTGGGAAGTGAGCCAGCAGGTGAAGATTCCGATTATCGGCATGGGCGGCATAAGCACGGTGGATGACGTGATTGAATTTTATTTGGCGGGTGCCTCGGCGGTCGCCATCGGTACGGCCAATTTCGTCAACCCGCTGGTCTGCCCCGAGATTATCCAGGCGCTCCCTGGCCGCCTTGCGGAATTGGGCGTGAAACATATTTCCGAATTGACGGGCATGGGATGGAAGGGAAGGGGGAGCGGTTGA
- a CDS encoding carbamoyl phosphate synthase large subunit — protein sequence MPKNPDLKKVMVIGSGPIVIGQAAEFDYAGTQACRALKEEGVEVVLVNSNPATIMTDPGIADQIYVEPLTLPFVTRIIRKERPDGLLATLGGQTALNLAMQLERQGILQQYGVRLLGTDIDSIQKAEDREAFRQLMQELKQPIPESVTVHKVEEALDFAEKVGYPVVVRPAYTLGGTGGGIAEDRASLEEIVKNGLQLSPIGQCLIEESIRGWKEIEFEVIRDAADHCMAICNMENVDPVGVHTGDSIVVAPCQTLSDDQVQMLREVAITIVRALGIEGGCNVQVALEPGSDRYAVIEVNPRLSRSSALASKATGYPIAKMATKIALGYTLDELKNPVTGQTYAFFEPTLDYVVTKIPRWPFDKFTRANRKLGTQMKATGEVMAIGRSFEESLQKAVRSLEIGVDGLLLDEHADLEDEVLIRRLQEPDDERLFLLAEAFNRGRSVEEVAQWTAIDSFFLRKIAGLVRFEQELREKRQVPEREILWKAKRLGFTDARLARLCGTEEQEIRKLRQELGIRPVYKMVDTCAAEFPAQTPYYYSTYEQEDEGKKGNRPVVVVLGSGPIRIGQGIEFDYATVHAVQAIRDAGLEAVMINNNPETVSTDFDHSDRLYFEPLHREDVLHILEKEQPVGVVVQFGGQTALNLAADLEAAGYRVLGTSLDSIDTAEDRKRFEQLLRSLGIPQPPGRTVYAVEEAIPVARELGYPVLVRPSYVLGGRAMEIVDSEEELRAYMAEAVRASREHPVLIDRYMQGKEVEVDALSDGEEILIPGMIEHIERAGVHSGDSIAVYPLQRISAAAREKLVDYTVRIARALQVKGLLNIQFVVVEDEVYVIEVNPRASRTVPFLSKVTGVPMARLATQLMLGKRLSDLGYPTGLLPELNTVAVKVPVFSFAKLRRVEPTLGPEMKSTGEVMGRDSDLAKALYKGLLAAGMRIPEEGRVLATIADKDKPEALPLLRRFASLGFQISATRGTAEFLAKHGLHVTRVNKLSEGSPNIIDEIRRGEVQLVINTLTRGKEPKRDGFRIRREAVENGVPCLTSLDTVEAFLTVIGRMAMMVEPLGKEPVPECSLSGGMRVK from the coding sequence ATGCCGAAAAATCCAGATTTGAAAAAAGTGATGGTGATCGGGTCAGGCCCCATTGTGATCGGACAGGCGGCCGAGTTTGACTATGCGGGCACGCAAGCCTGCCGGGCGTTGAAAGAGGAAGGGGTGGAAGTGGTTCTCGTCAACAGCAATCCGGCCACCATCATGACGGATCCGGGCATTGCCGACCAAATCTATGTGGAGCCGCTGACATTGCCCTTTGTGACGCGAATTATCCGCAAGGAGCGTCCGGACGGTCTTTTGGCCACCCTCGGCGGCCAGACGGCTTTGAACCTGGCGATGCAGCTGGAGCGGCAGGGGATCCTCCAGCAGTACGGTGTGCGTCTGCTTGGGACCGATATCGATTCGATTCAAAAGGCGGAGGATCGAGAGGCCTTCCGTCAACTGATGCAGGAGCTGAAGCAGCCGATTCCGGAGAGTGTCACGGTGCACAAGGTGGAGGAGGCGCTTGACTTTGCGGAAAAGGTGGGTTATCCAGTGGTGGTCCGGCCGGCCTACACGCTGGGCGGAACAGGCGGCGGGATTGCCGAGGATCGCGCTTCCTTGGAAGAGATTGTGAAGAACGGACTGCAACTGAGCCCGATTGGCCAGTGCCTGATCGAAGAGAGCATCCGCGGCTGGAAGGAAATTGAGTTCGAGGTGATCCGGGACGCAGCCGATCATTGTATGGCCATCTGCAACATGGAAAACGTGGATCCGGTCGGCGTGCACACAGGAGACAGCATTGTGGTGGCTCCCTGCCAGACGCTTTCGGACGATCAGGTGCAGATGCTCCGGGAAGTCGCCATCACCATCGTCCGGGCCTTGGGCATCGAAGGAGGATGCAATGTCCAGGTGGCGCTTGAGCCGGGCAGCGATCGGTACGCCGTCATTGAGGTGAACCCGCGCCTGAGCCGTTCCAGTGCCCTGGCTTCCAAGGCGACCGGCTACCCGATCGCCAAGATGGCGACAAAAATCGCTCTCGGCTACACCCTGGATGAACTGAAGAATCCGGTGACCGGCCAGACCTACGCCTTCTTTGAGCCGACGCTGGATTATGTAGTGACCAAGATTCCGCGCTGGCCCTTTGACAAATTTACGCGGGCCAACCGCAAGCTGGGGACGCAGATGAAAGCGACGGGAGAAGTGATGGCCATTGGCCGCAGCTTCGAAGAGTCCTTGCAAAAGGCTGTCCGATCCTTGGAAATCGGCGTGGACGGCTTGTTGCTTGACGAGCATGCGGATCTGGAGGATGAGGTGCTGATCCGGCGCCTGCAAGAACCGGACGATGAACGCCTCTTTCTGCTGGCTGAGGCATTCAACCGGGGACGGAGCGTGGAAGAGGTTGCCCAGTGGACTGCGATTGACAGCTTTTTCCTGAGAAAGATTGCCGGCTTGGTCCGGTTTGAACAGGAATTGCGCGAAAAAAGACAGGTGCCGGAGCGGGAAATCTTGTGGAAAGCCAAGCGTCTGGGCTTTACGGATGCCCGCTTGGCCCGCCTGTGCGGGACCGAGGAGCAGGAGATCCGTAAGCTCCGCCAGGAGTTGGGGATCAGGCCAGTATACAAAATGGTGGATACCTGTGCGGCGGAGTTCCCTGCCCAAACTCCCTATTACTATTCCACCTACGAACAGGAGGATGAAGGGAAAAAGGGCAATCGGCCGGTGGTCGTGGTGCTGGGCTCCGGTCCAATCCGCATCGGCCAGGGCATTGAGTTTGACTACGCCACGGTCCATGCGGTGCAGGCCATCCGCGATGCCGGCCTGGAGGCGGTGATGATCAACAACAACCCGGAGACCGTGTCCACCGACTTCGACCATTCGGATCGCCTCTACTTCGAGCCGCTGCACCGCGAAGACGTGCTCCATATCCTTGAGAAAGAGCAGCCCGTCGGCGTGGTGGTGCAGTTTGGCGGCCAGACGGCCCTGAACCTGGCGGCCGATCTGGAAGCGGCCGGTTACCGGGTGTTGGGCACCTCACTGGACAGTATCGATACCGCCGAGGATCGCAAACGATTTGAACAACTGTTGCGTTCGCTGGGCATTCCACAACCTCCCGGGCGGACAGTTTACGCGGTGGAGGAGGCGATTCCGGTCGCCCGCGAGCTGGGATACCCGGTTTTGGTGCGGCCTTCCTATGTGCTGGGGGGACGGGCCATGGAGATCGTGGACAGCGAGGAGGAATTGCGCGCTTATATGGCGGAGGCGGTTCGGGCCAGCCGGGAACATCCGGTGCTGATCGATCGGTATATGCAGGGGAAAGAGGTGGAGGTGGACGCCCTGTCTGACGGGGAGGAGATCCTGATCCCGGGGATGATAGAGCACATTGAACGGGCAGGGGTCCATTCTGGGGACTCGATTGCCGTCTACCCCTTGCAGAGGATTTCTGCTGCGGCCAGGGAAAAGCTGGTGGACTACACCGTTCGGATTGCCCGCGCGCTGCAGGTCAAGGGATTGCTAAACATCCAGTTTGTCGTGGTGGAGGACGAAGTGTACGTGATTGAAGTCAATCCCCGGGCATCCCGGACGGTTCCCTTCTTGAGCAAGGTGACCGGTGTACCCATGGCCCGCCTGGCGACGCAATTGATGTTGGGCAAGCGGCTTTCCGATCTGGGATATCCCACAGGGCTGCTTCCGGAATTGAACACAGTGGCCGTTAAGGTTCCGGTCTTCTCCTTTGCGAAGTTGCGGCGAGTGGAACCCACGCTGGGCCCGGAGATGAAATCGACCGGTGAGGTGATGGGACGCGACAGCGATCTGGCCAAGGCGCTGTACAAAGGCCTTTTGGCGGCCGGAATGCGCATTCCCGAGGAAGGCCGCGTATTGGCCACCATCGCCGACAAGGACAAACCGGAGGCGCTGCCGCTGTTGCGCCGATTTGCCAGCCTGGGCTTTCAGATCAGCGCGACCCGAGGAACGGCGGAGTTTCTGGCGAAGCACGGCTTGCACGTCACTCGTGTGAACAAATTGTCTGAAGGATCACCGAATATCATTGATGAAATCCGCAGAGGTGAGGTGCAGTTGGTGATCAATACCCTGACCCGCGGCAAGGAACCGAAGCGGGACGGTTTCCGAATCCGGCGTGAGGCGGTAGAAAACGGGGTGCCGTGCCTGACCTCCCTCGATACGGTGGAAGCTTTCCTGACAGTGATTGGACGGATGGCGATGATGGTGGAACCGTTGGGTAAGGAACCGGTGCCTGAATGCAGTCTGAGCGGCGGCATGAGGGTGAAGTGA
- a CDS encoding carbamoyl phosphate synthase small subunit: MKAVLHLEDGTCFEGEAFGATGQVVGEVVLQTSMSGLEEILVDPTYCDQIVLMTYPLVGNGGLSRQKMEGRAPALRALIVSEPDWIAEDAERLSLDAWLRAHGVVGLYGMDTRKLARHLRDRGMMKGVLVSGQDSLSEEAVRSLLAAPQATDQVHRVSSREVLTWKTEKPRAGWRPTVVLMDFGVKRSFRELLLRSGCDVIQVPYDTDFLAISAYSPDGVFLSNGPGDPHSLAQVLPTISALVKKYPLFAVGLGHQLFALACGAKVAKMPLGHRGTNYPVQEVQTGKGWITAQHHGYDVLESSLEGTRLEVTYRLLHDGSVEGLRHRDYPAFSVQFHPDAHPGPTDTLFLFEQFVQLMANHRGGNA, encoded by the coding sequence ATGAAAGCGGTACTTCACCTGGAAGATGGAACGTGTTTTGAGGGAGAAGCGTTTGGCGCAACGGGACAGGTTGTGGGTGAAGTGGTTTTGCAGACCAGCATGTCAGGTCTGGAGGAGATTCTCGTCGATCCGACATACTGCGATCAAATCGTGCTGATGACCTATCCCCTCGTCGGAAATGGCGGTCTTTCCCGGCAGAAGATGGAGGGACGCGCGCCTGCGCTGCGTGCGCTCATTGTCAGCGAGCCTGACTGGATTGCGGAGGATGCAGAGCGGCTCAGCCTGGATGCCTGGTTGCGCGCGCATGGCGTTGTCGGTTTATACGGGATGGATACCCGCAAGCTGGCCAGACACCTTCGTGACCGCGGAATGATGAAGGGGGTCTTGGTCAGTGGCCAGGACAGCCTGTCGGAGGAAGCCGTTCGTTCATTGCTTGCCGCACCGCAGGCAACGGATCAAGTGCACCGGGTATCATCCCGCGAGGTGCTGACGTGGAAGACGGAAAAGCCCCGGGCAGGCTGGCGGCCTACGGTTGTGCTGATGGATTTTGGCGTCAAGCGGAGTTTTCGGGAGCTGTTGTTACGTTCCGGATGTGACGTGATTCAGGTTCCTTACGACACGGACTTTTTGGCGATTTCGGCCTATTCACCGGATGGCGTATTTCTGTCCAACGGGCCAGGGGATCCGCATTCGCTGGCGCAGGTGTTGCCGACCATTTCCGCTTTGGTGAAGAAATACCCGCTTTTTGCAGTCGGGCTGGGACACCAGCTGTTCGCGCTGGCCTGTGGCGCTAAAGTGGCCAAGATGCCGTTGGGCCATCGTGGAACCAACTATCCGGTGCAAGAGGTACAGACGGGAAAAGGGTGGATTACGGCGCAGCATCACGGATATGATGTGCTGGAATCTTCACTGGAGGGGACGAGGCTGGAGGTGACCTACCGACTGCTTCATGATGGTTCGGTGGAAGGTTTGAGACATCGGGATTATCCGGCGTTTTCAGTACAGTTTCATCCCGATGCCCATCCCGGACCCACAGATACCTTATTCCTCTTTGAGCAGTTCGTGCAGTTGATGGCCAACCATCGGGGAGGGAATGCGTAA
- a CDS encoding aspartate carbamoyltransferase, whose protein sequence is MKRLISVSELTKDEVEAILERAAYRLEHPVGQSLAQTVVANLFFEPSTRTRFSFEMAVKRLGGETLNFQPATSSLEKGESLEDTVRTLEAMGVDAMVIRHAENGIMRRLSEVVQVPLINAGEGTSEHPTQCLLDLLTIQRAFGRLNGIQVALIGDVLHSRVAGSHLNLLPQLGMEIMLAGPSAWMPERLPAGVRLVSMERALQADVVMMLRVQKERMSEAELPDYSAYREAYGLTVERASRLKPHAIIMHPSPVNRGVEIDGEVVDHPQSRIFEQVRNGVAVRMAVLEFVIKRGLSTNVCHEAAGV, encoded by the coding sequence ATGAAACGCTTGATTTCGGTGTCCGAGCTGACGAAGGATGAGGTGGAAGCCATTCTTGAGCGCGCTGCGTATCGTCTGGAACATCCTGTCGGTCAGTCACTGGCGCAGACGGTGGTGGCCAATCTGTTTTTTGAGCCGAGCACACGGACCCGTTTCTCCTTTGAGATGGCGGTCAAACGGCTGGGTGGGGAGACGCTGAACTTTCAACCTGCGACCTCCAGCCTGGAAAAAGGGGAGAGCCTGGAGGATACGGTGCGCACCCTGGAGGCGATGGGCGTCGATGCCATGGTCATCCGGCATGCCGAAAATGGGATCATGCGTCGCCTGTCGGAAGTGGTTCAGGTTCCGCTCATCAATGCAGGAGAGGGTACCAGCGAGCATCCAACGCAATGTCTGTTGGATCTTCTGACGATCCAGCGGGCGTTTGGCAGACTGAACGGCATCCAGGTTGCCCTGATTGGTGATGTGCTTCACAGTCGCGTGGCCGGTTCCCATCTCAACCTGTTGCCTCAACTGGGGATGGAGATCATGCTGGCCGGGCCGTCAGCCTGGATGCCCGAGAGGTTGCCCGCGGGTGTGCGGCTGGTTTCGATGGAGCGGGCGTTGCAAGCCGACGTGGTGATGATGCTCCGGGTACAGAAAGAACGGATGTCGGAGGCTGAGCTTCCGGATTACAGCGCGTACCGTGAGGCTTACGGGTTGACGGTGGAACGGGCAAGCCGTCTGAAGCCGCATGCGATCATCATGCATCCCTCGCCGGTCAACCGCGGGGTGGAAATTGACGGTGAAGTGGTGGATCATCCACAATCCAGGATTTTTGAACAGGTACGAAATGGTGTAGCGGTCCGGATGGCGGTGTTGGAATTCGTCATCAAGCGCGGTTTGTCTACCAATGTCTGCCATGAGGCAGCTGGCGTTTAG
- a CDS encoding bifunctional pyr operon transcriptional regulator/uracil phosphoribosyltransferase, producing MRQKAVIMDRTAIRRALIRISHEIIEKNKGVEQVVLVGIRTRGIFLAERLSQFIDQFEGVRLPVGELDITLYRDDLRAKKQQPEVVGTRIPFDVTGKKVILVDDVLFTGRTIRAAMDAVMDLGRPQLIQLAVLIDRGHRELPIRPDYVGKNVPTSRHEVVAVELEEPDEQERVLLLEPDAN from the coding sequence ATGCGGCAAAAGGCGGTCATCATGGATCGAACCGCCATCCGGCGGGCACTCATCCGGATCTCGCATGAGATCATCGAGAAAAACAAGGGTGTGGAGCAGGTGGTCCTGGTCGGGATACGGACGAGGGGAATTTTCCTCGCCGAGCGATTGTCGCAGTTTATCGACCAATTTGAAGGTGTCCGGCTGCCTGTGGGAGAATTGGACATCACATTGTACCGGGACGATCTGCGGGCCAAAAAGCAGCAGCCAGAAGTGGTGGGTACGCGTATTCCGTTTGATGTGACGGGAAAAAAAGTGATTCTCGTCGATGACGTTCTCTTTACAGGACGGACGATTCGCGCAGCCATGGATGCCGTGATGGATCTCGGCAGGCCGCAACTGATCCAGCTGGCTGTGTTGATCGACCGCGGCCATCGGGAGCTGCCGATACGCCCCGACTATGTGGGAAAAAATGTCCCGACCTCCCGCCATGAGGTGGTCGCCGTGGAGTTGGAAGAGCCAGATGAACAGGAGCGGGTTTTGCTTCTGGAACCGGATGCCAACTGA